A segment of the Candidatus Deferrimicrobiaceae bacterium genome:
CGGAGAAGGCGTTTTCCTTCGCCAAGCAGCTCATCGAGGAGGAGAAAGTGTTTGCGATCCTCGGCCCCTCGACGAGCGGCGAGTCGATGAAGATCAAGAGCGTCGCCGAGGAGGGGAAGACCCTCCTCCTGTCCTGCGCCGCGGCGGAGGTGATCGTCAACCCCGTGGCCATGTACGTCTTCAAGACGCCGCAGAGCGACAAGGACGCGGTCATCAAGATCTTCCAGCAGATGAAGAATATGAAGATCTCCAGGATCGGCGTCCTTTCCAGCAACACCGGCTTCGGAAACGCGGGGAAGGCGCAGATCGAGAAACTTGCCCCGGCGTACGGCATCTTGATCCTCGCCAATGAGGTGTACGACAAGGCCGCCAGCGACCTGACGGCCGAGGTGACGAAGATCAAGGCGGCCAACGTCGAGGCGATCCTGAACTGGTCGATCGAGCCGGCGCAGGCGATCGCGATCAAGAACGCCCGTCAGATCGGCCTCAAGGTGCCAATCTTCCAGAGCCACGGGTTCGGGAACATCAAGTATGTAGAGGCCGCCGGGCCGGCCGCCGAGGGGGTGATTTTTCCGGCCGGCCGGCTCCTCATCGTTGACGTGCTCCCGAAGAGCCACCCCCAGAAGGCGGTGCTCAACAAGTACAAGAAAGACTACGAATCGAGGTTCAAGGAAGAGGTGAGCACCTTCGGCGGCCACGCCTATGACGCCTTCATGATCCTGGCGAAGGCGATCGAGAATACCAACAGCACGGACAAGGAGTTGATCCGGTCCGCCATCGAGCAGCTGCAGGGTTTCGTCGGGACCGGCGGAATCTTCTACTTCTCGCCTTCGGACCACAACGGACTTAACATCGATGCTTTCGAGATGCTGACCGTCCGGAAGGGGAAGTTTGTTCCCCTCGCAAAGTAGCCGGATCCGCACGAAACCCGGTCGGGAGCATCCGCGGGAACGCGGGTGCTCCCGATTTGTTGAGGGAAGGGATTGAACTCCGACCTGTTCTTCCAGTACGTGGTCGCCGGAATCACCTACGGGACGATCTACGCGGTCGTCGCCATCGGGTTCAACATCATCTACAACGCGACGGGGATCATCAACTTCGCGCAGGGGGAGTTCGTCATGCTCGGCGGCATGATCGCCGTCACGCTGAGCCGGTTCCTGCCCCTGCCCGTGGCCATCCTGGGCGCGGTCGCGGTGACGACGATCATCGGAGCGGTCATCGACATCCTTTTCATCCGGT
Coding sequences within it:
- a CDS encoding ABC transporter substrate-binding protein: MRGKSGLICAILALALMAGASVQAAEPIKVGAILSVTGPASFLGAPEAKTLEMLVEEQNKKGGFLGRKIELIVKDSGASAEKAFSFAKQLIEEEKVFAILGPSTSGESMKIKSVAEEGKTLLLSCAAAEVIVNPVAMYVFKTPQSDKDAVIKIFQQMKNMKISRIGVLSSNTGFGNAGKAQIEKLAPAYGILILANEVYDKAASDLTAEVTKIKAANVEAILNWSIEPAQAIAIKNARQIGLKVPIFQSHGFGNIKYVEAAGPAAEGVIFPAGRLLIVDVLPKSHPQKAVLNKYKKDYESRFKEEVSTFGGHAYDAFMILAKAIENTNSTDKELIRSAIEQLQGFVGTGGIFYFSPSDHNGLNIDAFEMLTVRKGKFVPLAK